In Nonomuraea sp. NBC_00507, the following are encoded in one genomic region:
- a CDS encoding terpene synthase family protein, with translation MPDIPSVSLPDPFIPYPSKLNPFEAVVADHTIAWARRLKLIEDETATSRFAGESYSRLVARLYPEASVPVLALAADLNSWFHVYDDQFELAEVGSDPDLARRMADKFRAVLDGAPLEATAGPILHGLADIRDRMRLHAGARWWHRFATHLQDCFETAQWEVDNRTRGRIPDPDSYVEHKLNIAYVPPSFDLIELAEQFEVPDAIRASAAYRTLVHEAGHVVVCTNDLIGLRRELLQGEFHNLVIVYWKALSCPLQEAVEMVDQKISERIGIFEAAKVDLLRVFDQLGIDENRRHSTLRCVMGLENWMRGYLDWAKETRRFADPVLRGEVTGFQRELVD, from the coding sequence ATGCCCGACATTCCCTCCGTGTCCCTTCCTGACCCTTTCATCCCGTACCCGTCCAAGCTCAACCCCTTCGAGGCTGTGGTGGCCGATCACACCATCGCCTGGGCACGGAGGTTGAAGCTCATCGAAGACGAGACCGCGACTTCGCGCTTCGCAGGTGAGTCCTACTCCCGCCTCGTCGCACGGCTCTACCCGGAGGCCTCGGTGCCGGTGCTCGCGCTGGCCGCCGATCTCAACAGCTGGTTCCACGTCTACGACGACCAGTTCGAGCTCGCCGAGGTGGGCTCAGACCCGGACCTCGCGCGGCGCATGGCCGACAAGTTCCGCGCCGTGCTGGACGGCGCGCCGCTCGAGGCCACCGCGGGGCCGATACTCCACGGCCTGGCCGACATCCGCGACCGCATGCGGCTGCACGCCGGCGCGCGATGGTGGCACCGCTTCGCCACCCACCTCCAGGACTGCTTCGAGACCGCTCAGTGGGAAGTGGACAACCGCACGAGAGGCCGGATCCCCGACCCCGACAGCTATGTCGAGCACAAGCTCAACATCGCCTACGTCCCGCCCTCGTTCGACCTCATCGAGCTGGCCGAGCAGTTCGAGGTGCCGGACGCGATCCGCGCGTCGGCCGCGTACCGCACGCTCGTCCACGAGGCCGGGCACGTGGTCGTCTGCACCAACGATCTCATCGGCCTGCGGCGCGAGCTGCTGCAGGGCGAGTTCCACAACCTCGTCATCGTCTACTGGAAGGCCTTGAGCTGCCCCCTCCAGGAGGCCGTCGAGATGGTCGACCAGAAGATCTCGGAGCGCATCGGCATCTTCGAGGCGGCCAAAGTGGACCTCCTGCGCGTCTTCGACCAGCTCGGCATCGACGAGAACCGGCGGCACAGCACCCTGCGCTGCGTCATGGGGCTCGAGAACTGGATGCGCGGCTACCTCGACTGGGCCAAGGAGACGCGCCGCTTCGCCGACCCGGTGCTGCGGGGCGAGGTCACCGGCTTCCAGCGCGAGTTAGTCGACTAG
- a CDS encoding GNAT family N-acetyltransferase, with translation MTGHVLRPATPADYDAVAAVVDEWWDRPVLASLPRLFLDHFHRTSLIAEGPEGMAGFLVGLLSPSAEDEAYIHFVGVCPAARGGGVARAMYERFFALARAHDRHVVKAITSPVNEASIAFHRRMGFTASEPVPDYNGPGTRLVTFARGI, from the coding sequence TTGACCGGACACGTGCTGCGCCCTGCCACGCCTGCCGACTACGACGCCGTGGCGGCCGTGGTCGACGAGTGGTGGGACCGTCCCGTCCTGGCCTCGCTGCCCAGGCTCTTCCTCGACCACTTCCACCGCACGAGCCTGATCGCCGAGGGCCCCGAGGGCATGGCGGGCTTCCTCGTCGGCTTGCTCTCGCCGTCGGCCGAGGATGAGGCGTACATCCATTTCGTCGGCGTCTGTCCCGCCGCACGGGGCGGGGGTGTGGCGCGGGCGATGTACGAGCGTTTCTTCGCTCTGGCCCGCGCCCATGACCGGCACGTGGTCAAGGCCATCACCTCGCCGGTCAACGAGGCGTCCATCGCCTTCCATCGGCGCATGGGCTTCACGGCGAGCGAGCCGGTCCCGGACTACAACGGTCCCGGCACACGCCTGGTCACCTTCGCGCGCGGCATCTGA
- a CDS encoding ATP-binding protein, whose protein sequence is MTVTGIGGVGKSRTVLRLAHQVRAQYPDGVWFADLARLQDAGMVKHTIASALRIADQSTRAESETLSEWVGERDMLLIVDTCDRVVQGAAELVQELLEVAPNLKVLATSRQSLNLPYEHVLPVPPLQVPGEDPAETYFVNESVQLFAARAGASVPDFHLDEDNINAVAELCRRLDGIPLAIELAAVRLRALSVEQILGLLADRFSLLAGASRTALPRHQTLRAAIGWSHELCEPAERLLWARLSVFANDFELDAARFVCSDARLPSGQITDLVTGLVEKSILLIRSNHAGVRYKLIDTLADYGDEWLDKLGEKEQMRQRHLDYYLSLAQRSEDAWSGPRQIYWFVRMRQEHDNVRVALEHALKTPGMEVLALTLLSSLWFMWVCCGFAREGRLYLERALGANPDLSRERCKALWVLSYVKSAQGDSVGARDAAETCSNEAVRVGDSKAVILASKMQGTAAMLQGDLQKASALLGVAIEFNTDNKELNPGLLPAIVELSIVLTTQGELPEAESLLQDCLQVCRERGELWLSSYAHWALSLPMLAMGRTEEALRTALEGLRIKRHFHDTVGTLMVLETVAKIYSSQGQIERASRLLGALHQNWRTSGLPMLGAPFLTAEHEKCVQECKRALGEDGYKLEFEAGAKLDLDEAVTLAQEAPDSSEDQDRNTFGS, encoded by the coding sequence GTGACCGTCACGGGCATCGGCGGTGTGGGCAAGTCGCGCACGGTGCTTCGGCTGGCCCACCAGGTCCGCGCCCAATACCCCGACGGCGTCTGGTTCGCCGATCTCGCCCGGCTGCAGGACGCGGGCATGGTCAAGCACACCATCGCCTCGGCGCTGCGCATCGCCGACCAGTCCACGCGCGCGGAGTCCGAGACGCTGTCGGAGTGGGTGGGCGAGCGGGACATGCTGCTCATCGTCGACACCTGCGACCGCGTGGTGCAGGGAGCGGCGGAGCTGGTGCAGGAGCTGCTCGAGGTCGCGCCCAACCTCAAGGTGCTGGCCACCAGCCGGCAGTCGCTCAATCTGCCCTACGAGCACGTGCTCCCCGTGCCGCCGCTGCAGGTGCCGGGAGAGGACCCGGCCGAGACCTATTTCGTCAACGAGTCCGTGCAGCTGTTCGCGGCCCGGGCCGGGGCGAGCGTGCCCGACTTCCATCTGGACGAGGACAACATCAACGCGGTAGCCGAGTTGTGCCGGCGGCTCGACGGCATCCCGCTGGCGATCGAGCTGGCGGCGGTGCGGCTGCGGGCGTTGTCCGTGGAGCAGATCCTGGGGCTGCTGGCGGACCGGTTCAGCCTGCTGGCCGGCGCCAGCCGCACAGCGCTGCCCCGGCACCAGACGCTGCGTGCGGCCATCGGCTGGAGCCACGAGTTGTGCGAGCCGGCCGAGCGGCTGCTGTGGGCCCGGTTGTCGGTGTTCGCCAACGACTTCGAGCTCGACGCCGCGCGCTTCGTGTGCTCGGACGCGCGCCTGCCGTCCGGGCAGATCACCGACCTGGTCACCGGCCTGGTGGAGAAGTCGATCCTGCTGATCAGAAGCAACCACGCCGGGGTCAGATACAAGTTGATCGACACCCTGGCGGACTACGGCGACGAGTGGCTGGACAAGCTCGGCGAGAAGGAGCAGATGCGCCAGCGCCATCTGGACTACTACCTGAGCCTGGCGCAGCGTAGCGAGGACGCCTGGTCGGGGCCGCGGCAGATCTACTGGTTCGTCCGCATGCGCCAGGAGCACGACAACGTGCGCGTGGCGCTGGAGCACGCGCTCAAGACGCCGGGCATGGAGGTCCTGGCGCTGACCCTGCTGTCGTCGTTGTGGTTCATGTGGGTGTGTTGCGGCTTCGCCCGCGAGGGCCGCCTCTACCTCGAGCGGGCGCTCGGGGCCAACCCGGATCTCAGCAGGGAACGGTGCAAGGCGCTGTGGGTGCTCTCCTACGTGAAGAGCGCCCAGGGCGACAGCGTGGGCGCGCGGGACGCGGCCGAGACGTGCAGCAACGAGGCCGTCCGGGTCGGTGACTCCAAGGCCGTGATCCTGGCCTCCAAGATGCAGGGCACGGCCGCGATGTTGCAGGGCGACCTCCAGAAGGCCAGCGCGCTGCTCGGCGTGGCGATCGAGTTCAACACCGACAACAAGGAGCTCAACCCGGGGCTGCTCCCGGCCATCGTGGAGCTGTCGATCGTCCTCACCACCCAAGGGGAGCTCCCTGAGGCCGAGTCGCTGCTGCAGGACTGCCTCCAGGTCTGCCGCGAGCGCGGCGAGCTGTGGCTGAGCTCATACGCGCATTGGGCGCTGTCGTTGCCGATGCTGGCGATGGGCAGGACGGAGGAGGCGTTGCGCACCGCCCTGGAGGGCTTGCGGATCAAGCGTCACTTCCATGACACCGTCGGCACGCTCATGGTGCTCGAGACGGTCGCCAAGATCTACTCGTCTCAGGGCCAGATCGAGCGTGCCTCGCGGCTGCTCGGGGCGCTGCATCAAAACTGGCGCACCTCCGGCCTGCCCATGCTGGGCGCGCCGTTCCTCACGGCGGAGCACGAGAAGTGCGTCCAAGAGTGCAAGAGGGCCCTGGGTGAGGACGGCTACAAACTGGAATTCGAGGCGGGCGCCAAACTGGATCTGGACGAAGCGGTCACTCTTGCACAGGAAGCACCCGACAGTTCCGAAGACCAGGACCGCAATACTTTCGGCTCATAA
- a CDS encoding proteasome assembly chaperone family protein has translation MFDPKDLYKLADDAPELHDPVLLYHFDGFVDAGGTGRLALGHLLAELEHRVVATFDVDRLLDYRSRRPIMTFDTDRWVECESPELAVHVMRDSTGTQFLVMSGPEPDREWELFTQAVGTLVARLGVSKLVTMHGIPMAVPHTRPLGLTMHASRPELINSQTSSFGRVQVPGSVAALIEFRLGAQGHDALGYAVHVPHYLSQAEYPTAAVTALEAVTRGTGLVFPMDTLRDAAQRTNVEIEEQIQASAELSTAITGLEQQYDAFATGSERENLIAESTPMPTGDELAAQFERFLAERDDPQNP, from the coding sequence GTGTTCGACCCGAAGGATCTCTACAAGCTCGCAGATGACGCGCCCGAGCTGCATGATCCGGTGTTGCTGTACCACTTCGACGGCTTCGTCGACGCGGGCGGCACCGGACGTCTCGCGCTGGGCCACCTGCTGGCCGAGCTGGAGCACCGGGTCGTGGCGACGTTCGACGTGGACCGGTTGCTCGACTACCGGTCACGCCGGCCCATCATGACCTTCGACACCGACCGCTGGGTCGAGTGTGAGAGCCCGGAGCTGGCCGTTCATGTCATGAGGGACTCGACGGGGACGCAGTTCCTGGTGATGAGCGGGCCCGAGCCCGATCGGGAGTGGGAGCTGTTCACCCAAGCCGTGGGGACGCTGGTGGCGCGGCTGGGGGTGAGCAAGCTGGTGACGATGCACGGCATCCCGATGGCGGTGCCGCACACCCGCCCGCTGGGTCTCACGATGCACGCGAGCAGGCCTGAGCTAATAAATTCGCAAACGAGCTCGTTCGGGCGTGTCCAGGTGCCGGGGAGCGTGGCGGCGCTGATCGAGTTCCGGCTGGGGGCGCAGGGGCACGACGCGCTGGGATACGCGGTGCACGTGCCGCACTACCTGTCCCAGGCCGAATACCCGACGGCAGCCGTGACCGCGCTGGAGGCCGTGACGCGGGGGACGGGGCTGGTGTTCCCGATGGACACGCTGCGTGATGCGGCCCAGCGTACGAACGTGGAGATCGAAGAGCAGATCCAGGCGTCCGCCGAGCTGTCCACCGCCATCACGGGGCTCGAGCAGCAGTATGACGCGTTCGCCACCGGCAGCGAGCGCGAAAACCTCATCGCCGAGTCGACCCCGATGCCGACGGGGGATGAGCTCGCTGCTCAGTTTGAGCGGTTTCTCGCAGAGCGGGATGATCCGCAAAACCCATAA
- a CDS encoding ankyrin repeat domain-containing protein — protein MRSMDGDPELEEFAARMFDLARAGDTETLRAYVEAGVPVNLTNGKGDTLLMLAAYYGHAPTVRMLIELGADVDRPNDRGQTPLAGAVFKKELEVVTALVDAGADPHAGEPSAVDTARMFGMEGLFS, from the coding sequence ATGAGGTCCATGGACGGGGACCCGGAGCTGGAAGAGTTCGCCGCCAGGATGTTCGACCTGGCCCGGGCGGGCGACACCGAGACGCTGCGCGCGTACGTCGAGGCTGGGGTGCCGGTCAATCTGACCAACGGCAAAGGTGACACTTTGCTCATGCTGGCGGCGTATTACGGTCACGCGCCGACGGTGCGGATGCTCATCGAGCTGGGCGCCGATGTCGACCGGCCCAACGACCGCGGTCAGACCCCCTTGGCCGGAGCGGTCTTCAAGAAGGAGCTCGAGGTGGTCACGGCGCTGGTCGACGCGGGCGCCGACCCCCATGCGGGCGAGCCCTCGGCCGTGGACACCGCCCGCATGTTCGGTATGGAGGGATTGTTCTCATGA